From one Lotus japonicus ecotype B-129 chromosome 3, LjGifu_v1.2 genomic stretch:
- the LOC130748337 gene encoding uncharacterized protein LOC130748337, giving the protein MEIVLGCMDLDLALRVEKPASPTESSTSEQRKDYEKWDRSNRMSLMIIKRGIPEVYRGTISEEIKGAKDFLAEIEKRFAKSDKAETSTLLQNLISMKYQGKGNIREYIMGMSNIASKLKALKLELSDDLLIHLVLLSLPAQFSQFKISYNCQKEKWSLNELISFCVQEEERLKQERKESAHFVSTSKDKGKRKKTVEPKNEAADAPAQKKQKEDDTCYFCNVSGHMKKKCTKYHAWRARKGLPKLPEAK; this is encoded by the exons ATGGAAATTGTTCTTGGCTGCATGGATCTTGACCTTGCACTAAGGGTGGAGAAACCCGCTTCTCCTACGGAATCTAGTACCTCTGAACAGAGGAAAGATTATGAGAAGTGGGATCGCTCCAATCGCATGAGTCTTATGATCATTAAGCGCGGCATTCCTGAGGTCTATAGGGGTACTATCTCGGAAGAGATAAAAGGTGCCAAAGATTTCCTTGCTGAAATTGAAAAGCGCTTTGCAAAAAGCGATAAGGCGGAAACAAGTACTCttcttcagaacttgatttcCATGAAATATCAGGGCAAAGGAAATATAAGGGAATACATTATGGGCATGTCAAATATTGCTTCAAAACTTAAGGCGCTAAAGCTTGAGCTGTCGGATGACTTGCTCATTCATTTAGTATTGCTTTCTCTTCCTGCACAATTCAGTCAGTTTAAGATATCTTATAACTGTCAAAAGGAGAAATGGTCTCTTAACGAGCTCATTTCATTTTGTGTGcaagaagaggaaaggttgaagcaagaaaggaaagaaagtgcTCATTTTGTTAGCACCTCTAAAGACAagggcaaaagaaagaaaactgttGAGCCCAAGAATGAAGCTGCTGATGCTCCagcacaaaagaaacagaaagaggATGATACCTGTTACTTTTGCAATGTGTCTGggcatatgaaaaagaaatgtaCTAAATATCACGCTTGGCGTGCAAGGAAAG GGTTGCCTAAGCTACCGGAAGCCAAATGA